Proteins from a genomic interval of Papaver somniferum cultivar HN1 chromosome 4, ASM357369v1, whole genome shotgun sequence:
- the LOC113274910 gene encoding (+)-neomenthol dehydrogenase-like, with the protein MAEALLNSEVKRCAVVTGANKGIGLEICRQLVFNGIFVVLTSRDRNKGLEAVENLKKSGLPNVIFHQLDVMNLTSVSSLAEFIKTHFGKLDILVNNAGIGGVTIVDEDQLRVLMLEDEKYLENPKLKQIWTEPYDEAEKCLKTNYYGVRAVTEALAPSLELSDSRIIVNVSSDMGMLKNICNEKAFEVLSDVDCLTEERIDEVVKTFLNDLKEGFLEAKGWPTLLSAYTISKASVNAYTRILAKKFPTFRINCVCPGFVKTDINFNSGILTVEEGAKSPVRLALLPDNVTSGLFFVREEVSSF; encoded by the exons ATGGCAGAAGCACTCCTCAATTCTGAAGTAAAGAG gtGTGCAGTAGTTACAGGTGCCAACAAGGGGATTGGTTTGGAGATTTGTAGGCAATTAGTTTTTAATGGAATCTTTGTTGTATTGACATCTAGAGATAGAAACAAGGGTCTTGAAGCTGTTGAAAATCTGAAAAAATCTGGACTCCCAAATGTGATTTTTCATCAATTAGATGTTATGAATCTAACTTCTGTCTCATCCTTGGCTGAATTCATCAAAACCCATTTCGGAAAGCTTGATATCTTG GTGAATAACGCAGGCATTGGTGGGGTGACAATAGTAGATGAGGATCAACTAAGGGTTCTGATGCTTGAGGATGAAAAG TATTTAGAGAACCCAAAGTTGAAACAGATATGGACGGAACCATACGACGAGGCAGAAAAATGTCTTAAAACAAATTACTATGGCGTTAGGGCGGTGACTGAAGCCCTTGCTCCTTCACTTGAGCTATCTGATTCAAGAATAATTGTCAATGTTTCTTCTGACATGGGGATGCTGAAG aacatttgcaatgAAAAAGCTTTTGAGGTGCTTAGCGATGTTGATTGTTTAACGGAAGAAAGAATAGATGAGGTGGTGAAAACATTTTTGAATGATCTTAAAGAGGGTTTCTTAGAAGCAAAAGGTTGGCCAACATTACTTTCTGCATATACAATCTCAAAAGCCTCAGTTAATGCGTAcactaggattttggcaaaaaaatTTCCTACTTTTCGCATAAACTGTGTTTGTCCTGGTTTTGTCAAAACCGACATAAACTTTAATAGTGGGATCTTGACTGTTGAAGAAGGTGCTAAAAGTCCTGTAAGATTAGCGCTTTTACCAGATAACGTAACTTCTGGGCTCTTCTTTGTTCGTGAAGAAGTATCttcattttga
- the LOC113272154 gene encoding uncharacterized protein LOC113272154, with translation MWIESIPLKGTTGEVISAFIKDHIIFCFGIPMYIISDNGSPFVNGDVKKLLEAFRIRKKVSTPYYPQGKEQAESSNKTLLRILRRSLYDNKRTWHEELPLALMAYRIAKRTSTGSSPYSLVYGEDVIIPAEVIIASARILSSSGVDLDSQRIRSLDMIDERRDNAERKH, from the coding sequence ATGTGGATAGAATCTATACCTCTTAAAGGGACCACCGGGGAGGTGATCTCGGCTTTTATCAAAGATCATATCATTTTTTGTTTTGGAATCCCTATGTATATCATTTCCGACAATGGTTCACCTTTTGTGAATGGTGATGTGAAAAAACTTCTGGAGGCTTTCAGGATCCGAAAAAAGGTATCAACCCCCTACTACCCGCAGGGAAAAGAGCAAGCAGAATCTTCGAATAAAACACTACTTCGCATCTTGAGAAGGAGCCtctatgacaacaagagaacatgGCATGAAGAACTACCACTTGCATTAATGGCTTATAGGATTGCCAAGCGTACTTCAACCGGATCCTCCCCATATAGCTTGGTGTATGGTGAAGATGTTATTATACCAGCGGAAGTCATTATAGCTTCAGCAAGAATACTGTCATCTAGCGGTGTCGACCTCGACAGCCAGCGTATTCGATCGCTCGACATGATAGATGAGCGCCGAGATAACGCGGAAAGAAAACATTAG
- the LOC113274909 gene encoding salutaridine reductase-like: MAETLLNSQVKRCAVVTGANKGVGLEICRQLASGGIFVILTSRDRNQGLEAVENLKKSGLSNVVFHQVDVMNQITVSSLAEFINIHFGKLDILVNNAGILGAITDAASFTTLVQAVEMDKNKEKPNLQQVITETYESTVECMQTNYYGVKSVTKSLIPLLQLSDSPRIVNVSSALGKLKFISNEKALEILNDGDGLKEESVDEIVNMFLKDFKMDILETQGWPPYLPAYTISKVCLNAYTRILARKFPTFRINCVSPGWVKTDICYNSGVLTTTEGAERVIELALLPNDGPSGLFFTNKEVTPF; this comes from the exons ATGGCAGAAACACTCCTTAATTCTCAagtaaagag GTGCGCAGTAGTTACCGGTGCCAATAAGGGGGTTGGATTGGAGATTTGTAGGCAATTAGCTTCTGGTGGGATCTTTGTAATATTGACATCCAGAGATAGAAACCAGGGTCTTGAAGCTGTTGAAAATCTGAAAAAATCTGGACTCTCAAATGTTGTTTTTCATCAAGTTGATGTCATGAATCAAATTACTGTCTCATCTTTGGCTGAATTCATTAATATCCATTTTGGAAAGCTTGATATCCTG GTGAATAATGCTGGAATCCTTGGAGCCATAACGGATGCTGCTAGTTTTACAACACTGGTGCAAGCTGTTGAG ATGGACAAGAACAAAGAAAAGCCGAATTTGCAACAAGTGATAACAGAGACGTATGAATCAACAGTTGAATGCATGCAAACAAATTATTATGGTGTCAAATCAGTCACCAAATCACTTATTCCTTTGCTTCAACTCTCTGATTCACCAAGAATTGTTAATGTTTCCTCCGCCTTAGGAAAACTGAAG tttatcTCAAATGAAAAGGCTTTGGAAATACTTAATGATGGGGATGGCTTAAAGGAAGAAAGTGTAGATGAGATAGTGAATATGTTTCTTAAGGATTTCAAAATGGATATTTTGGAAACTCAAGGATGGCCTCCATATCTACCCGCTTATACGATCTCAAAAGTATGTTTGAATGCTTATACAAGGATATTAGCAAGGAAATTTCCAACTTTTCGCATAAATTGTGTATCTCCTGGTTGGGTCAAGACAGATATTTGTTATAATTCAGGAGTTCTCACTACTACAGAAGGTGCAGAGAGAGTCATAGAGTTGGCTCTTTTACCTAACGATGGACCTTCTGGCCTCTTTTTTACCAACAAAGAAGTGACACCATTCTGA
- the LOC113272155 gene encoding uncharacterized protein LOC113272155, translating to MIYGVKILRGKYFPRTHPFHKNRDYEISWIWHSIRLGLQIIKENNILQGENGRNIDVSLDNWIPGMGRLTNWYHEDVKFVADLIREEGGWDTVLIDSIFHPEVANKIKSIYLPENSQDTLMWLGNRNGQFTTKFAYKLVSGENHNNDTTWLKIWHVKLLPRTILFVWKMSAEVLILRSKLHDKLGHSDPYCMLCASDIRETNKHLFVECSFSRAVWFGFGIQIPYFDISCFEWVKSWFTTPLKEWKENFAIICWQTWKYRNMMVFKGVKPNPLECISMIRNAINDWSSAFKNKSSGRNQCNRNIAYSQIRNQQNGAGRITYNYIHVDVYFDSNTREYGIGLILWVHGFISDIKVFTGYTTNAECGEVLAVKRALEWAKDLNLHKVQVQTDSKNVKKNLDNKPSTCEWRTKNILKELKVLLGYVNSKIMYVNKNLLKEVDKLAKWERCKNGFFGSSNALHNNLKVYIKKIL from the coding sequence ATGATTTATGGGGTTAAAATTCTTAGGGGGAAATATTTTCCTAGAACACATCCTTTTCATAAGAACAGAGACTATGAAATTTCTTGGATCTGGCATAGTATTAGATTGGGTCTACAAATCATTAAAGAAAATAACATTTTGCAAGGGGAAAATGGCAGAAATATTGATGTGTCACTAGATAATTGGATTCCAGGGATGGGTAGATTAACCAACTGGTACCATGAGGATGTTAAGTTTGTGGCAGATCTTATTCGAGAGGAAGGTGGTTGGGATACTGTTTTAATTGATTCCATTTTCCATCCTGAAGTAGCAAATAAAATTAAATCTATTTATCTCCCTGAAAACTCTCAGGATACGCTTATGTGGCTGGGTAATAGAAATGGACAATTTACTACTAAATTTGCATATAAATTAGTATCCGGGGAAAACCACAATAATGATACAACCTGGTTGAAAATATGGCATGTGAAATTGTTACCTAGAACAATTTTGTTTGTTTGGAAAATGTCAGCTGAAGTATTGATCCTCAGATCGAAGTTACATGATAAGTTGGGCCACTCAGATCCTTATTGTATGCTATGTGCTTCTGACATTAGGGAAACCAATAAACATTTGTTTGTGGAATGCAGTTTTTCTAGagcagtttggtttggttttggtaTACAAATCCCATATTTTGATATTAGTTGTTTTGAATGGGTTAAATCATGGTTTACAACGCCATTGAAGGAGTGGAAAGAAAATTTTGCTATAATATGTTGGCAAACTTGGAAGTACAGAAATATGATGGTATTTAAGGGGGTTAAACCTAATCCATTGGAATGTATTAGTATGATTAGGAATGCTATAAATGATTGGAGTTCAGCTTTCAAAAACAAATCATCTGGGAGGAATCAGTGTAATAGAAACATTGCATATTCACAAATTAGAAATCAGCAGAATGGAGCTGGTAGAATCACCTATAATTATATTCATGTTGATGTTTATTTTGACTCAAACACAAGAGAATATGGAATTGGGTTAATACTATGGGTACATGGTTTTATTTCTGACATCAAGGTTTTTACAGGATACACCACCAATGCAGAATGTGGAGAAGTTCTTGCAGTAAAGAGAGCATTGGAGTGGGCGAAAGATCTAAATCTGCATAAAGTTCAGGTGCAAACTGATAGTAAAAATGTGAAAAAAAATTTGGACAACAAACCTTCTACCTGTGAATGGAGaacgaaaaatattttgaaagaaTTGAAGGTTCTTTTGGGCTATGTAAATAGTAAGATAATGTATGTAAATAAAAATCTGCTTAAGGAAGTTGATAAACTAGCTAAATGGGAAAGATGCAAAAATGGTTTTTTTGGTTCTTCTAACGCCCTTCATAACAACCTAaaagtttatattaaaaagatCTTGTAA